Part of the Bacillus cereus group sp. RP43 genome is shown below.
CAAAAGAACTTACTGCTCTTCTATAAGGATTTCTTACTAGTTTATACGTATTCTTCTCTTTAGTTTGTAATCCACTAGCTAAGTGTGCTAAATAATGTGTAGAGCTTTTATATACTTCATACTCATAGTTGTGAATGAACGGGTTGTATTTTATCGCTTCTTTAAATAAATTAATTTGATAAAAAAACCAGTGGGCTAGCGAAGTACAGCCGCTTTTTTGGCTCCAAAATAAGATTAAGGGGAAATCTTTATGGAAATGAGGGACACGCCCTTGTTTGTATATAAAATTATATAGTTCTGTATGATCCATTTTGAACCTCCATTCTTATATAGCAAAAACATAAATTTTTTTTAATAAGCGATAACTAACTTTAGTCCACTAATACCAATAATGATAGCTAGAAATATTTGAAGGGGTTTAACGGGAATCTTAGTGGAGAATTTACTACCAAGTATGACACCTGGGATAGAACCAATGAGTAAATGAATTAACAAGAGATAATCTACGTTGCCTAAATTCATATTTAGTATGCTTGCAACCGTCACTAATAAAAAAGCATGTGTAATATCTGTGCCTACTAACTCGGATGGTCTCAGTTGATATAAATATATCATTGCAATAGCGAATAAAGAGCCTGACCCCACAGAAGTAAGTCCCACGATAAAACCGAGTATTGCACCAATAAGAATTGTTAGGCTCTTTTTTTGTACCATAGTCTGTCTTTGAAAATAATTTTGTGTAGATTCATTATAGAAAAATGCCTTTATGAAAATAGAAATTGCCGCAAGGATTAGAACATATCCTAATATATACTTTATAATTCCTTCTCGACTATAGTGAAAGATCGGTAAGAAATGAATCGTTACTACTGCGATAATTGCACTAGGTATACTCCCAATAGCTAGATATTTTACTAGTCTAAAATTGATGGTCTTCTGTTTCCAGTGTTGGGATATTCCAAACATTTTAGTAATAGAGTTATATACTAGATCAGTTCCAACAGCTACAGAAGGACTTATACCTAATGTTAGAAGAAATGGAGTCAGTAATGCGGCCCCACCTATCCCTGTTACTCCAACCAATCCCCCTATGATGAAACCCATCATTATAATAGAAATACTCATTATAATTCCCCTTCCATACCGCTGGCTTTTAATAGTGGTTTTCGTTTTTAAAGAGACTCTATGCATAGTGGGGGGATAGGTATATTAGTTAAAAATTAATTTCATTCTTTTTATATCCATATGCTTCAAAATCGTCATTATATATTTCTGAAACAAGCTTTAGAGCTTCTTCATCATAAAAACTTCGATAGGTTGGTAATGAAGGGAATTGTGGATTTGTAATATCTCTATTTGCATAGTTTCCTTTATAAATCATTTGATGTGCCCTATGATGAGTGAAGTTTGTAAGGAGTGATATATCAGAAGAAAGTAATCCATATTCTTTCTCCAACTTCGGAATTATTGTATTAAAATTCTCTAGTTTTATATTTTGTTTGATGACCTTTTCTTCCCCCTCAATATATTGTTGTGAAAAATGTTGATCTAACTGACTGGATTTAGCTCCTATTTCTTTTACATAATATAAAAATTGCTTAAATGAAATTCCTTTCGAATCATTTTTATCATTATAAAAATATTCTCTAATCTGTTCCCAGTGTTTCGAGGCATACGGGTTGCACGCAGGTTTTATGGTATCCTTACTTAGTTTCAAGAGCTGCATTTCTAAAATTGTGTAGTAATCAATTTTATTTTTGTATATTTCAGATTTATAGTAATGAATGAACGGTGCATATTTCATTGCTTCCTCATATAACCCAATTTGGAAGAAAAACCAATTCGTCAGGGAAGTTCAACCGCTTCTGTGACTCCAAAATAAAATTATAGGGAAATCCTTATGATAGTGCGGAATACGTTCGCCATACTCAATCAATTCTTTGACATTGTCCTTCATTATTTATGATATTTCATACTGGCAGTTATAATGAACGCTTAAATATAATGGTAACTACTCATACCATTGTATTTAAACATTACTGTAAAGGTACTTATTTGCATATAAAATCCCAGTGTATTAAAAATAACTTATATATGTACCTGAATTTTCTAAGCATATCGAAACGTAATAATTACTTATCAAATTTTAAAATATAGAAATCTGTTATAAGGAGAATTAT
Proteins encoded:
- a CDS encoding TSUP family transporter: MSISIIMMGFIIGGLVGVTGIGGAALLTPFLLTLGISPSVAVGTDLVYNSITKMFGISQHWKQKTINFRLVKYLAIGSIPSAIIAVVTIHFLPIFHYSREGIIKYILGYVLILAAISIFIKAFFYNESTQNYFQRQTMVQKKSLTILIGAILGFIVGLTSVGSGSLFAIAMIYLYQLRPSELVGTDITHAFLLVTVASILNMNLGNVDYLLLIHLLIGSIPGVILGSKFSTKIPVKPLQIFLAIIIGISGLKLVIAY